In Struthio camelus isolate bStrCam1 chromosome 13, bStrCam1.hap1, whole genome shotgun sequence, the following are encoded in one genomic region:
- the ADAM19 gene encoding disintegrin and metalloproteinase domain-containing protein 19 isoform X1: MRGRGLLCGIALSLLLRPPPRRAAGVAAGLELPQQVVIPHWEAVGSPSSEKHPFRAEVRIKAEGQDLTLDLEKNGNLFAPGYTETHYNQIGRPQTISLPHTDHCFYHGVVRGRKHSSVTLSTCKGLRGLIVLSHNSSYVLEPVPNSQNQHLIYRLEDVKLRRGACSYQGTEAMAGDWLGGFPAEVAPARHRVKRETLQTTKYVELLLVADYTEFQKHHYSIEATRLKLVEAANYVDKFYRSLNIRIALVGLEIWSHGNKCDVTENPYSTLRSFLAWSSKERVHRKHDNAQLITGVPFQGTTVGLAPVMAMCSDFQSGGVNMDHSENAIGVAATIAHEMGHNFGMNHDSAGCCTTSAEDGGCIMASATGHPFPKVFNQCNRKELEKYLQSGGGMCLSNMPDTKKMYGGKKCGNGYLEEGEECDCGEVEECNNPCCNAHNCSLKLGAECAHGSCCQQCKLMSPGTPCRERSGLCDLPEYCTGESPFCPPNSYQIDGASCEGGKAYCYSGMCLTYKDQCMQLWGPGARPAPDVCFEKVNAAGDIYGNCGKDIYGNYRKCEMRDAKCGKIQCQSSASKPLQSNAVAIDTTIHMQRTQLRCRGTHVYRSESEEKEMLDPGLVLTGTKCGSHHVCFEGRCQNTSIVFESESCNKKCHGHGVCNNNKNCHCNPGWAPPFCNKEGMGGSLDSGPPVPEGSSTLVITLAVLAPILLLTGIMFLFYYLKCWNKFAICSLKKTPQLSDTSGSGHANPAFKLKTPQEQRKAIGFPEGPSKPPPQQAPGLQINMQQPPAFSTGSSCGIGKRSGPVHQAIAKDVARRTPPSRPAPPAPKPPVSQDISRPRPPQRALPANPIPARPRTQPGNSPAIPLPPAHGRKPGQLQPSAENMRVGTVGAGSVLNG; the protein is encoded by the exons AAACCTCTTTGCACCAGGCTACACTGAGACTCATTACAACCAGATTGGAAGGCCCCAGACCATCTCTCTGCCCCACACA GACCACTGCTTTTACCATGGCGTTGTGAGGGGCAGGAAGCACTCCAGTGTAACGCTCAGCACCTGCAAAGGGCTGCG AGGACTCATTGTACTGAGCCACAATTCCAGCTATGTCCTGGAGCCAGTCCCCAACAGCCAGAATCAGCACTTGATCTACAGACTGGAAGATGTGAAGTTGCGGAGAGGAGCCTGCAGCTACCAGGGCACCGAGGCCATGGCCGGAGACTGGCTCGGTGGCTTCCCCGCTGAGGTGGCACCAGCCCGTCACAGG GTGAAGCGAGAGACTTTGCAGACTACGAAGTATGTGGAACTTCTGCTTGTGGCTGATTACACAGAG TTTCAGAAGCATCACTACAGCATTGAAGCAACACGGCTTAAATTAGTGGAAGCAGCTAATTACGTAGATAAG TTTTACAGATCCCTGAATATCCGAATTGCCTTGGTGGGGCTGGAGATCTGGAGTCATGGGAATAAATGTGACGTAACTGAGAACCCCTACTCCACCCTGAGGTCTTTTCTGGCTTGGAGTAGCAAGGAGCGGGTGCATAGAAAGCACGATAATGCCCAACTAATTAC TGGTGTCCCGTTCCAAGGTACCACGGTCGGCTTGGCTCCTGTGATGGCCATGTGCTCTGATTTCCAGTCAGGAGGAGTAAACATG GATCACTCTGAAAATGCCATTGGTGTTGCTGCTACCATTGCCCATGAGATGGGACATAATTTTGGCATGAATCATGATTCAGCTGGCTGCTGTACTACCAGTGCTGAGGATGGAGGCTGCATCATGGCTTCTGCAACTGG GCACCCATTCCCCAAGGTGTTCAACCAGTGCAATAGAAAAGAGCTGGAGAAGTATCTGCAGTCTGGTGGAGGGATGTGTCTCTCCAACATGCCGGATACCAAAAAAATGTATGGTGGGAAGAAATGTGGAAATGGCTACTTGGAAGAGGGGGAGGAATGTGACTGTGGAGAGGTGGAG GAGTGTAATAACCCCTGCTGCAATGCCCACAACTGCTCACTGAAGCTGGGTGCCGAGTGtgcccatggcagctgctgccagcagtgcAAG TTGATGTCTCCAGGAACTCCCTGCAGGGAAAGATCAGGGCTTTGTGACCTCCCAGAATACTGCACTGGAGAGTCACCATTTTGCCCTCCCAACTCGTACCAAATTGATGGGGCTTCCTGCGAAGGAGGAAAAGCATATTGCTACAGTGGCATGTGTCTCACTTATAAAGACCAGTGCATGCAGCTGTGGGGGCCTG GAGCAAGACCAGCACCGGATGTCTGCTTTGAGAAAGTTAATGCTGCTGGAGACATCTATGGGAACTGCGGGAAGGACATCTATGGCAACTACCGGAAGTGTGAGATGAG AGATGCTAAATGTGGGAAGATCCAGTGTCAGAGCTCTGCTTCCAAACCCTTGCAGTCCAATGCAGTTGCCATAGACACAACTATCCACATGCAGAGGACGCAGCTGAGGTGCCGTGGGACCCACGTGTATAGATCCGAGAGTGAAGAAAAGGAGATGCTGGACCCTGGCTTGGTGTTGACGGGAACAAAATGTGGGAGCCATCAC GTTTGCTTTGAGGGACGCTGCCAGAACACATCCATCGTCTTTGAATCAGAAAGCTGTAACAAGAAGTGCCATGGGCATGGA GTCTGCAATAACAACAAGAACTGCCATTGCAACCCGGGATGGGCTCCCCCGTTTTGCAACAAGGAAGGGATGGGAGGAAGCCTGGACAGTGGCCCCCCAGTGCCAGAAG GCTCTTCAACGCTAGTGATAACACTAGCGGTCCTGGCTCCCATTCTCCTTCTCACTGgaatcatgtttttattttactatcTGAAATGCTGGAATAAATTTGCCATCTGTTCTCTAAAGAAgaccccacagctcag TGATACCTCTGGAAGTGGCCACGCAAACCCTGCCTTCAAGCTGAAAACTCCTCAGGAACAGAGGAAG GCTATTGGCTTCCCTGAAGGACCATCAAAACCTCCTCCCCAGCAAGCTCCAGGTCTCCAAATAAATATGCAGCAGCCACCTGCTTTCTccactggctccagctgtggcatTGGGAAACGCTCGGGGCCGGTGCATCAGGCAATCGCAAAGGACGTTGCCAGGCGGACACCTCCAAGCAGGCCAGCGCCTCCTGCTCCTAAACCCCCAGTCTCTCAG gATATTTCTAggccccggccaccccaaagaGCTTTGCCAGCTAACCCCATCCCCGCCAGACCCAGGACCCAgccagggaacagccctgcaatcCCTCTGCCCCCCGCTCATGGGAGAAAGCCAGGACAGCTCCAGCCATCGGCAGAG AACATGCGAGTCGGGACGGTTGGAGCAGGGAGTGTCCTCAATGGGTGA
- the NIPAL4 gene encoding magnesium transporter NIPA4, protein MEPLGANSSCSNGSLVTLSCLSHRVVCRVVSSADPADSSHDNGTSDDFWVTLLENSYGFYIGLGLAVFSSFLIGSSVILKKKGLLRLVEKGGTRAGDGGHGYLKDWLWWAGLLTMGGGEAANFAAYAFAPATIVTPLGALSVLISAILSSYLLGERLNLLGKLGCMLSIVGSTVMVIHAPEDEEVTTLDEMTSKLREPGFLAYAVILLAVCLLLIFYLAPRYGQSNILIYLTICSVIGAFSVSSVKGLGIAIKGFFAGRPVLQHPLTWILVITLVASITTQINYLNKSLDIFNTSLVFPIYYVLFTTIVITTSIILFKEWVTMTVVDIIGTVCGFLTIILGVFLLHAFKDMDVSLGNLPQVLQSGEQAPVTRDDKNILIDVDNGSIAPEDKPKVFMIYS, encoded by the exons ATGGAGCCGCTGGGGgccaacagcagctgcagcaacg GGTCTCTGGTTACCCTTTCCTGCCTTTCTCACCGGGTTGTATGCCGGGTGGTCAGCAGTGCTGACCCAGCTGACTCCAGCCATGACAATGGGACTTCGGATGACTTCTGGGTAACTCTGCTGGAAAACAGTTATGGATTCTACATTGGCTTGGGCTTGGCTGTCTTCTCCAGCTTCCTCATCGGAAGCAGCGTCATTCTCAAGAAGAAGGGGTTGTTACGGCTGGTGGAGAAGGGAGGCACCAGAGCAG GGGATGGCGGTCATGGCTACCTGAAGGACTGGCTCTGGTGGGCTGGATTACTAACCA tgggtggaggggaggctgccaACTTTGCTGCCTATGCCTTTGCTCCTGCAACTATTGTCACACCGCTGGGGGCCTTGAGCGTGCTCATAAG TGCCATCCTGTCTTCCTATTTACTTGGAGAACGGCTAAACCTGTTGGGAAAACTAGGCTGCATGTTGAGCATTGTGGGCAGCACAGTGATGGTAATACATGCCCCAGAGGATGAGGAAGTCACGACTCTGGACGAAATGACTTCGAAGCTGAGAGAGCCAG GTTTCCTTGCTTATGCTGTGATCCTCTTGGCTGTTTGCCTCCTCCTGATCTTCTACCTTGCGCCTCGCTATGGCCAGAGCAACATTCTCATCTACCTCACCATCTGCTCTGTGATCGGGGCCTTCTCCGTGTCATCAGTCAAAGGCCTGGGTATTGCCATCAAGGGCTTCTTTGCTGGCCGGCCTGTGCTGCAGCACCCATTGACTTGGATCCTGGTCATCACGCTGGTGGCATCCATCACTACACAGATTAACTACCTCAATAAGTCTCTAGACATTTTCAACACATCTTTGGTGTTTCCCATCTACTACGTGCTCTTCACCACCATCGTCATCACAACGTCTATCATCCTCTTTAAGGAATGGGTCACCATGACAGTAGTAGACATCATTGGGACAGTTTGTGGATTCCTCACCATCATTTTGGGGGTTTTTCTACTCCATGCCTTCAAAGACATGGATGTCAGTTTAGGGAACCTGCCACAAGTCCTCCAGAGCGGAGAGCAGGCGCCAGTCACCCGAGATGACAAGAACATCCTGATAGACGTGGACAATGGCAGCATCGCTCCAGAGGATAAACCCAAAGTATTCATGATCTACAGCTAG
- the ADAM19 gene encoding disintegrin and metalloproteinase domain-containing protein 19 isoform X2, which translates to MRGRGLLCGIALSLLLRPPPRRAAGVAAGLELPQQVVIPHWEAVGSPSSEKHPFRAEVRIKAEGQDLTLDLEKNGNLFAPGYTETHYNQIGRPQTISLPHTDHCFYHGVVRGRKHSSVTLSTCKGLRGLIVLSHNSSYVLEPVPNSQNQHLIYRLEDVKLRRGACSYQGTEAMAGDWLGGFPAEVAPARHRVKRETLQTTKYVELLLVADYTEFQKHHYSIEATRLKLVEAANYVDKFYRSLNIRIALVGLEIWSHGNKCDVTENPYSTLRSFLAWSSKERVHRKHDNAQLITGVPFQGTTVGLAPVMAMCSDFQSGGVNMDHSENAIGVAATIAHEMGHNFGMNHDSAGCCTTSAEDGGCIMASATGHPFPKVFNQCNRKELEKYLQSGGGMCLSNMPDTKKMYGGKKCGNGYLEEGEECDCGEVEECNNPCCNAHNCSLKLGAECAHGSCCQQCKLMSPGTPCRERSGLCDLPEYCTGESPFCPPNSYQIDGASCEGGKAYCYSGMCLTYKDQCMQLWGPGARPAPDVCFEKVNAAGDIYGNCGKDIYGNYRKCEMRDAKCGKIQCQSSASKPLQSNAVAIDTTIHMQRTQLRCRGTHVYRSESEEKEMLDPGLVLTGTKCGSHHVCFEGRCQNTSIVFESESCNKKCHGHGVCNNNKNCHCNPGWAPPFCNKEGMGGSLDSGPPVPEGSSTLVITLAVLAPILLLTGIMFLFYYLKCWNKFAICSLKKTPQLSDTSGSGHANPAFKLKTPQEQRKAIGFPEGPSKPPPQQAPGLQINMQQPPAFSTGSSCGIGKRSGPVHQAIAKDVARRTPPSRPAPPAPKPPVSQDISRPRPPQRALPANPIPARPRTQPGNSPAIPLPPAHGRKPGQLQPSAEGE; encoded by the exons AAACCTCTTTGCACCAGGCTACACTGAGACTCATTACAACCAGATTGGAAGGCCCCAGACCATCTCTCTGCCCCACACA GACCACTGCTTTTACCATGGCGTTGTGAGGGGCAGGAAGCACTCCAGTGTAACGCTCAGCACCTGCAAAGGGCTGCG AGGACTCATTGTACTGAGCCACAATTCCAGCTATGTCCTGGAGCCAGTCCCCAACAGCCAGAATCAGCACTTGATCTACAGACTGGAAGATGTGAAGTTGCGGAGAGGAGCCTGCAGCTACCAGGGCACCGAGGCCATGGCCGGAGACTGGCTCGGTGGCTTCCCCGCTGAGGTGGCACCAGCCCGTCACAGG GTGAAGCGAGAGACTTTGCAGACTACGAAGTATGTGGAACTTCTGCTTGTGGCTGATTACACAGAG TTTCAGAAGCATCACTACAGCATTGAAGCAACACGGCTTAAATTAGTGGAAGCAGCTAATTACGTAGATAAG TTTTACAGATCCCTGAATATCCGAATTGCCTTGGTGGGGCTGGAGATCTGGAGTCATGGGAATAAATGTGACGTAACTGAGAACCCCTACTCCACCCTGAGGTCTTTTCTGGCTTGGAGTAGCAAGGAGCGGGTGCATAGAAAGCACGATAATGCCCAACTAATTAC TGGTGTCCCGTTCCAAGGTACCACGGTCGGCTTGGCTCCTGTGATGGCCATGTGCTCTGATTTCCAGTCAGGAGGAGTAAACATG GATCACTCTGAAAATGCCATTGGTGTTGCTGCTACCATTGCCCATGAGATGGGACATAATTTTGGCATGAATCATGATTCAGCTGGCTGCTGTACTACCAGTGCTGAGGATGGAGGCTGCATCATGGCTTCTGCAACTGG GCACCCATTCCCCAAGGTGTTCAACCAGTGCAATAGAAAAGAGCTGGAGAAGTATCTGCAGTCTGGTGGAGGGATGTGTCTCTCCAACATGCCGGATACCAAAAAAATGTATGGTGGGAAGAAATGTGGAAATGGCTACTTGGAAGAGGGGGAGGAATGTGACTGTGGAGAGGTGGAG GAGTGTAATAACCCCTGCTGCAATGCCCACAACTGCTCACTGAAGCTGGGTGCCGAGTGtgcccatggcagctgctgccagcagtgcAAG TTGATGTCTCCAGGAACTCCCTGCAGGGAAAGATCAGGGCTTTGTGACCTCCCAGAATACTGCACTGGAGAGTCACCATTTTGCCCTCCCAACTCGTACCAAATTGATGGGGCTTCCTGCGAAGGAGGAAAAGCATATTGCTACAGTGGCATGTGTCTCACTTATAAAGACCAGTGCATGCAGCTGTGGGGGCCTG GAGCAAGACCAGCACCGGATGTCTGCTTTGAGAAAGTTAATGCTGCTGGAGACATCTATGGGAACTGCGGGAAGGACATCTATGGCAACTACCGGAAGTGTGAGATGAG AGATGCTAAATGTGGGAAGATCCAGTGTCAGAGCTCTGCTTCCAAACCCTTGCAGTCCAATGCAGTTGCCATAGACACAACTATCCACATGCAGAGGACGCAGCTGAGGTGCCGTGGGACCCACGTGTATAGATCCGAGAGTGAAGAAAAGGAGATGCTGGACCCTGGCTTGGTGTTGACGGGAACAAAATGTGGGAGCCATCAC GTTTGCTTTGAGGGACGCTGCCAGAACACATCCATCGTCTTTGAATCAGAAAGCTGTAACAAGAAGTGCCATGGGCATGGA GTCTGCAATAACAACAAGAACTGCCATTGCAACCCGGGATGGGCTCCCCCGTTTTGCAACAAGGAAGGGATGGGAGGAAGCCTGGACAGTGGCCCCCCAGTGCCAGAAG GCTCTTCAACGCTAGTGATAACACTAGCGGTCCTGGCTCCCATTCTCCTTCTCACTGgaatcatgtttttattttactatcTGAAATGCTGGAATAAATTTGCCATCTGTTCTCTAAAGAAgaccccacagctcag TGATACCTCTGGAAGTGGCCACGCAAACCCTGCCTTCAAGCTGAAAACTCCTCAGGAACAGAGGAAG GCTATTGGCTTCCCTGAAGGACCATCAAAACCTCCTCCCCAGCAAGCTCCAGGTCTCCAAATAAATATGCAGCAGCCACCTGCTTTCTccactggctccagctgtggcatTGGGAAACGCTCGGGGCCGGTGCATCAGGCAATCGCAAAGGACGTTGCCAGGCGGACACCTCCAAGCAGGCCAGCGCCTCCTGCTCCTAAACCCCCAGTCTCTCAG gATATTTCTAggccccggccaccccaaagaGCTTTGCCAGCTAACCCCATCCCCGCCAGACCCAGGACCCAgccagggaacagccctgcaatcCCTCTGCCCCCCGCTCATGGGAGAAAGCCAGGACAGCTCCAGCCATCGGCAGAG GGAGAATGA